Proteins encoded within one genomic window of Apis mellifera strain DH4 linkage group LG1, Amel_HAv3.1, whole genome shotgun sequence:
- the LOC413867 gene encoding transaldolase → MLAIVYIVHADCSSIRSRNFDLQYIKVSIRMSEPQSKKVKMTSSLTRLKEITTIVADTGDFQAMEQFKPIDATTNPSLILAAANQKKYIHLIDKAVQYGKKSGSTLTEQIEAALDITCVLFGKEILNIIPGRVSTEVDARLSFNKDASIEKAKKLIALYEELGVNKDRVLIKLASTWEGIQAAKELEEKYGIHCNLTLLFSFPQAVACAEAGVTLISPFVGRILDWYVANTDKKSYESKEDPGVLSVTKIYNYYKKFGYKTVVMGASFRNIGEIKELAGCDFLTISPKLLEELEKSNDVVRKVLTIEAAKKSDLQKISLNEAEFRWLMNEDQMATDKLSEGIRKFAVDVRKLEKLLQEKIQS, encoded by the exons ATGTTGGCAATCGTGTATATCGTACATGCTGATTGTTCCAGTATAAGAAGCAGAAATTTCGATCTCCAGTATATAAAAGTATCGATAAGAATGAGTGAGCCTCAATCGAAGAAAGTCAAGATGACGAGTTCATTAACACGATTAAAGGAAATTACAACAATTGTCGCTGATACCGGTGACTTCCAAG cTATGGAACAATTTAAGCCAATAGATGCAACTACAAATCCTTCTTTGATCCTTGCTGCAgctaatcaaaaaaaatatattcacttAATAGATAAAGCTGTACAATATGGGAAAAAATCTGGATC tACTTTGACAGAACAAATTGAAGCAGCTCTAGACATCACATGTGTCCTTTTtggtaaagaaattttaaatattatacctgGTAGAGTTTCAACAGAAGTAGATGCTAGATTGTCTTTCAATAAAGATGCTAGCATTGAGAAAgcaaagaaattaattgcTTTGTATGAAGAACTTGGTGTAAATAAAGATCGTGTGCTAATCAAGCTTGCTTCTACTTGGGAAGGTATTCAAGCAGCAAA agaattggaagaaaagtatggaattcattgtaatttaacacttctattttctttccctcAAGCAGTTGCATGTGCAGAAGCAGGTGTAACTCTTATATCACCATTTGTTGGTAGAATTCTTGattg GTATGTGGCAAATAcagataaaaaatcttatgaaTCTAAAGAAGATCCAGGTGTTTTAtctgtaacaaaaatttataattactataaaaagTTTGGATATAAAACAGTTGTTATGGGTGCTTCGTTTAGAAATATtg gTGAAATTAAAGAACTAGCTGGTTGTGACTTTTTAACTATAAGTCCCAAATTATtggaagaattagaaaaaagcaATGATGTAGTACGCAAAGTACTTACAATAGAAGCAGCAAAGAAATCTGATCTTCAAAAGATCAGTTTAAATGAAGCCGAATTTAGATGGCTTATGAATGAAGATCAAATGGCAACAGATAAGCTAAGCGAAGGTATTCGCAAATTTGCGGTAGATGTtcgtaaattagaaaaattattgcaagaaaaaatacaatcctaa
- the LOC552001 gene encoding UDP-galactose translocator produces the protein MKSQQRSGQILKYVSLITLTLQNALVGLSMRYARTRSGDMFLSSTAVVMAEVVKFLTCLILVFVEEGNFLKFFDSLKLTIIKQPIDTLKVSVPSLLYIIQNNLLYISASNLDAATYQVTYQLKILTTAFFAVVILRRSLRNTQWGALILLVIGVVLVQLAQSSDTTLPSGREQNHLLGFSAALSACFLSGFAGIYFEKILKDSDISVWMRNIQLSLLSLPFGLITCFVNDGEMLQKQGFFFGYDLFICYLIVLQAGGGLIVAMVVKYADNILKGFATSLAIIISCVASIYLFNFNLSFQFSIGAILVICSIFMYSHQPKSAFVDKHSLTDKV, from the exons atgaaatcacAGCAac gaAGTggtcaaatattaaaatatgttagtTTAATTACACTTACATTACAAAATGCTTTGGTTGGACTTAGTATGCGTTATGCACGTACAAGATCAGGAGATATGTTTCTTTCATCAACTg ctgTTGTTATGGCAGaagttgttaaatttttaacatgtctaatattagtttttgttgaagaaggaaattttttaaaattttttgattctctAAAactaacaattataaaacaacCTATTGATACCTTAAAAGTATCTGTGCCatcacttttatatattatacaaaataatcttttatatatatcagcaTCTAATTTAGATGCAGCAACTTATCAG gTAACATACCAACTTAAAATCTTAACAACAGCATTTTTTGCTGTAGTAATACTACGAAGATCTTTAAGAAATACTCAATGGGGAGctctaatattattagttatagGAGTAGTATTAGTACAATTAGCACAAAGTTCAGATACTACTTTGCCATCTGGCAGAGAACAAAACCATTTACTTGGATTTTCAGCTGCTTTAAGTGCATGTTTTTTATCAGGTTTTGCAGgtatatattttgagaaaatattaaaagattcagATATATCTGTATGGATGAGAAACATTCAATTAAGTTTATTATCTTTACCTTTTGGATTAATTACATGTTTTGTAAATGATGGTGAAATGTTACAGAAACAAGGTTTTTTCTTTGgctatgatttatttatttgttatttaattgtacTTCAAGCAGGTGGAGGTCTCATTGTTGCAATGGTTGTTAAATATGCAGATAATATACTTAAAGGTTTTGCCACATCTTTAGCCATTATAATTTCTTGTGTAGcttcaatatatctttttaatttcaatttgagtTTCCAGTTTTCTATAGGTGCCATTTTAGTAatatgttcaatttttatgtatagtCATCAACCAAAGTCTGCATTTGTTGATAAACATTCTCTAACTGATAAAGTTTGA
- the LOC413868 gene encoding 60S ribosomal protein L10a → MTSKVSRDTLYECVNAVLQHSQDKKRKFLETVELQIGLKNYDPQKDKRFSGTVKLKNIPRPKMQVCVLGDQQHCDEAKANNIPYMDAEALKKLNKNKKLVKKLAKKYDAFLASESLIKQIPRILGPGLNKAGKFPGLLSHQESMVGKIDEVKATIKFQMKKVLCLSVAVGHVEMTPDELVQNVHLSINFLVSLLKKHWQNVRSLHIKSSMGPPQRLY, encoded by the exons ATGAC GTCCAAAGTATCGCGTGATACTCTTTATGAATGTGTGAATGCTGTCCTCCAACACTCACAagacaaaaaaaggaaattcttAGAAACAGTGGAGCTCCAAATTGGATTGAAGAATTATGATCCACAAAAGGACAAACGTTTCTCAGGCACCGTCAA attaaaaaatattccaagacCAAAAATGCAAGTTTGTGTTTTGGGAGATCAACAACATTGTGATGAAGCTAAAGCTAACAATATTCCATATATGGATGCAGAagcattgaaaaaattgaataaaaataaaaagcttgtaaaaaaattag CCAAAAAATATGATGCTTTCTTAGCTAGTGAATCTTTAATTAAGCAAATTCCACGTATTCTTGGTCCTGGTCTAAATAAAGCTGGTAAATTCCCTGGTCTTCTTTCTCATCAAGAATCAATGGTAGGAAAAATTGATGAGGTGAAAGctacaattaaatttcaaatgaaaaag gTATTATGTTTGTCAGTAGCTGTAGGACATGTGGAAATGACTCCAGATGAACTAGTACAAAATGTAcatctttcaattaattttttagtttcattattaaaaaaacattggcAAAATGTACGTTCTCTTCACATTAAATCTTCAATGGGACCTCCTCAAAGATTGTATTAA
- the LOC551974 gene encoding thioredoxin-like protein 4A → MSYMLSHLHNGWQVDQAILSEEDRVVVIRFGHDWDPMCMKMDEVLYNIAEKVKNFAVIYLVDITQVPDFNKMYELYDPCTVMFFFRNKHIMIDLGTGNNNKINWTLEDKQEMIDIIETVYRGARKGRGLVVSPKDYSTKYRY, encoded by the exons atgtcTTATATGTTATCACATCTTCACAATGGATGGCAAGTAGATCAGGCGATTTTATCAGAAGAAGATAGAGTAGtt gttATCAGATTTGGTCATGATTGGGATCCAATGTGTATGAAAATGGATGAAGTACTTTATAATATTgctgaaaaagtaaaaaattttgctgTCATCTATTTGGTTGATATTACACAAGTacctgattttaataaaat gtaTGAATTATATGATCCTTGTACAGtaatgtttttctttcgaaataagCATATAATGATTGATTTAGGAactggaaataataataaaataaattggacgTTAGAAGATAAACAAGAAAtgattgatattattgaaacaGTTTATAGAGGTGCTAGAAAAGGTAGAGGTTTAGTTGTTTCACCCAAAGATTATTCTACAAAATACcgctattaa